The genome window TTTATTctgctattttcttttcctcatccCAGATGAGTCAAAGCCGAAGCCGAAGTAAGTGTCTCAGCTCCTCTTAACTtaagcaattaaaacaaaacttctGGCAGATTCCACAATAATGAACTTTCACTTCCACAGGTTTATGTCAAATATTTCCGCTCCAAAGATCCCTGATGGTGAAAAAGTGGATTTTGATGTGAGTCCACCTCGTGACATGCCTCCTTCTTGAGGCATACGTCCATTTGGATCAGATCTAGCAGACAGCAGACGCCTCCTGTCTGACCCTGACTTGTTTTTGCGATGGCAGGACATCCACAGGAAGCGTCAGGAGAAGGAtctgtctgagctgcagtctcTGATCGAGGCTCACTTCAtccagaggaagaaggaggaggaggagctcatCGCCCTCGTTAACAGAATTGTGAGTGTGTCGATCAAAGAGGAGTcgtgttgtttctgtttctgaaatCACCTCGGCTGTGTGGATCTCTTGCAGGAGAAACGTCGtgctgagagagcagagcagcaaaggatccgggcagagagagagaaggagaggcaggCCAGACTGGCGGTATGGTCTCGGTGTATTAACTCACATCCTCACACTACATACATGCATCATACCAGATGAACACGAAGACATCAGCTTCTCCTCTAAATGAACTGCGACTTGTGCTgcatgcaggaggagaaggagcggaaagagctggaggagcagcgTAAGAAGCACGATGAGGAcgccaagaagaagaaggcgcTTTCAAACATGACCCAGCAGTACAGTGCTGGACAAAAGGTCATTCAGCTTCTCACGGCTTGTGGTGTTTCAATGTGAAGCATTATGAACAGGGATGGAAAAAGTACTTGTAAATCCCTTGAGTAACCACCTCTCCAGTTCAGTGAGGCTCCTAAAATTGCTGACTATCTTTCAGATTGccttaaaaaggaaaacagggtG of Chelmon rostratus isolate fCheRos1 chromosome 6, fCheRos1.pri, whole genome shotgun sequence contains these proteins:
- the tnnt2d gene encoding troponin T2d, cardiac isoform X2 codes for the protein MSDTEEVMDEEVQEEEAQEEATDESKPKPKFMSNISAPKIPDGEKVDFDDIHRKRQEKDLSELQSLIEAHFIQRKKEEEELIALVNRIEKRRAERAEQQRIRAEREKERQARLAEEKERKELEEQRKKHDEDAKKKKALSNMTQQYSAGQKSENRRGGKKQTEREKKKKILADRRKPLNVDHLNEDKLKEKANELWQWLMGLEAEKFDLSEKLKRQKYDINQLLCRVQDHQSAKGRGKGKMGGRLR